From the genome of Croceibacterium atlanticum:
TCCATCCCGTCAGATCAAGGCTGACCGCCCAGGGAAACAGGAACGCTGCTTCCAGGTCGAAGACGATGAACAATATGGCCACCAGATAGAACCGGACGTCGAACTGGCTGCGGGGATCTTCGAAAGCGGGGAATCCGCATTCATACTCGCTAAGCTTTTCCGCCGATGGGTTGTGGCTGCCGGTCAGGCGGGAAACGCCCATCGGCAAAAACACGAACAACACGGACAGGCCGAGCGCGATGAAGAGGAAGATCAGGATGGGTAGATATTGGGTTAGATCGACCAAAGGTCTGACTCGCTAGGAATGCTGGGCTTTCAAGGCCCCTATCTTCCCGCAATGCGGCATTCAAGAGGCATGACCCCTTTTCCCGCCTCCTGCACCGTGATTGCGTTTGTCACACGCGCTTACTAGATCAATTGCGTGACACAGTCCGCGACGCAGGAGAGCTCGCTAAATGGCCATTTTCAACGAATCCGATCCTATCGTCATCCTGTCCTACGCCCGCACGCCGATGGGCGCCATGCAGGGCGCGCTTGCAGAGGTGAGCGCGACCGACCTGGGCGCCACCGCCGTGAAGGGCGCGGTCGAACGGGCCGG
Proteins encoded in this window:
- the ndhC gene encoding NADH-quinone oxidoreductase subunit A yields the protein MVDLTQYLPILIFLFIALGLSVLFVFLPMGVSRLTGSHNPSAEKLSEYECGFPAFEDPRSQFDVRFYLVAILFIVFDLEAAFLFPWAVSLDLTGWTGWATMMVFLFELAVGLAYAWKKGALEWE